From the genome of Flavobacterium luteolum, one region includes:
- the nrfD gene encoding NrfD/PsrC family molybdoenzyme membrane anchor subunit gives MSSHYEAPIRKPLVIGDKSYHDVTVDVAAPVEGPANKQWWIVFSIALIAFLWGLGCIIYTVSTGIGTWGLNKTVGWAWDITNFVWWVGIGHAGTLISAVLLLFRQRWRMAINRSAEAMTIFSVVQAGLFPIIHMGRPWLAYWVLPIPNQFGSLWVNFNSPLLWDVFAISTYLSVSLVFWWTGLLPDFAMLRDRAITPFNKRVYSILSFGWSGRAKDWQRFEEVSLVLAGLATPLVLSVHTIVSMDFATSVIPGWHTTIFPPYFVAGAVFSGFAMVNTLLIVMRKVSNLEAYITLQHIELMNIIIMITGSIVGVAYITELFVAWYSGVEYEQYAFLNRATGPYWWAYWSMMTCNVFSPQFMWFKKLRTSIMFSFIISIVVNIGMWFERFVIIVTSLHRDYLPSSWTMFSPTFVDIGIFIGTIGFFFVLFLLYSRTFPVIAQAEVKTILKGTGDNYIRERANSKDSHHE, from the coding sequence ATGTCGTCTCACTACGAAGCACCCATTAGAAAACCTTTAGTTATAGGTGATAAATCTTATCACGATGTAACTGTAGATGTAGCAGCACCTGTTGAGGGACCTGCAAACAAGCAATGGTGGATTGTATTTTCAATCGCATTAATAGCCTTCCTTTGGGGGTTAGGTTGTATAATTTACACCGTATCTACCGGTATCGGAACATGGGGATTAAATAAAACAGTTGGCTGGGCTTGGGATATTACTAACTTCGTTTGGTGGGTTGGTATTGGTCACGCCGGAACATTAATTTCTGCGGTATTATTACTTTTCCGTCAACGTTGGAGAATGGCCATCAACCGTTCTGCTGAAGCAATGACTATTTTCTCAGTAGTACAAGCGGGTCTTTTCCCAATCATTCACATGGGACGTCCATGGTTAGCATATTGGGTATTGCCTATTCCAAACCAATTTGGATCTTTATGGGTAAACTTTAACTCACCTTTACTTTGGGACGTATTCGCGATTTCAACGTATCTTTCAGTATCATTAGTTTTCTGGTGGACTGGTTTGTTACCTGACTTTGCAATGCTTCGTGATAGAGCTATTACTCCTTTTAACAAAAGAGTTTATTCTATCTTAAGTTTTGGATGGAGCGGTAGAGCAAAAGACTGGCAGCGTTTTGAAGAAGTATCTTTAGTATTAGCTGGTTTAGCTACTCCACTTGTACTTTCTGTACACACGATTGTATCTATGGACTTTGCTACTTCTGTAATTCCTGGATGGCATACAACAATTTTCCCTCCATACTTTGTTGCTGGAGCGGTTTTCTCTGGATTCGCGATGGTAAACACATTGTTGATCGTTATGAGAAAAGTATCTAACCTTGAGGCATACATCACATTACAGCATATCGAGTTAATGAACATCATTATTATGATTACTGGATCTATTGTAGGTGTAGCTTACATCACTGAGTTATTTGTAGCTTGGTATTCAGGTGTAGAATATGAGCAATATGCATTCTTAAACAGAGCTACTGGACCTTACTGGTGGGCATATTGGTCAATGATGACATGTAACGTGTTCTCTCCTCAGTTTATGTGGTTCAAAAAATTAAGAACTAGTATCATGTTCTCATTCATTATTTCGATTGTAGTTAACATCGGTATGTGGTTTGAAAGATTCGTAATTATTGTTACTTCTTTACATAGAGATTACCTTCCATCTTCTTGGACAATGTTTTCACCAACATTTGTTGATATTGGAATTTTCATTGGAACAATTGGTTTCTTCTTCGTATTGTTTTTATTATACTCTAGAACATTCCCTGTAATTGCTCAGGCAGAGGTTAAAACAATTTTGAAAGGAACAGGAGATAATTACATTAGAGAAAGAGCAAACAGTAAAGATTCACATCATGAGTAA
- a CDS encoding c-type cytochrome — MKKVGNHNSISRKLLFGLSLTLIFSLTSFAQDAAAPAAPEAAAAAPAAGGGDPVKGKELFNANCAACHKLDAKSTGPALRGVAAKHDMAWIYKWVHNSSDMIKSGDAVAVKLFEENNKAVMTSFPQLSEGDIDNIIAYTSEPKAEPAAAAGGAATPPGTNVQDGAISNNIILGALALVMAILVVMLFMVNKVLTKVANKNGIEVAPKEARLPIWKAFAKNQFLVLVTSIFLLLASGYFVYGYLMQVGVDQNYEPIQPIHYSHKIHAGDNEINCKYCHSAARVSKTAGIPSLNVCMNCHKNISEVAESTATPEYSKAFYDAQIQKLYDAVGWDKTKQAYTGKTQPVKWVRIHNLPDFVYFNHSQHVSVAGIECQTCHGPVQEFEIMKQYSKLTMGWCVDCHRKTDVKMEGNAYYDKIHAELSKKYGVEKLTAAQMGGLECGKCHY, encoded by the coding sequence ATGAAAAAGGTGGGTAACCATAATTCGATCTCAAGAAAATTGCTGTTTGGCTTATCGCTAACGTTAATTTTCTCCCTAACTTCATTTGCTCAAGATGCTGCTGCTCCGGCGGCGCCTGAGGCTGCTGCGGCTGCTCCAGCTGCAGGAGGCGGTGATCCAGTAAAAGGGAAGGAACTTTTTAATGCAAATTGCGCTGCATGTCACAAATTAGATGCTAAATCAACTGGTCCTGCTTTAAGGGGAGTTGCTGCTAAGCATGATATGGCTTGGATTTACAAGTGGGTGCATAACAGTTCTGACATGATTAAGTCAGGTGATGCTGTTGCTGTTAAACTTTTTGAGGAAAATAACAAAGCTGTTATGACTTCGTTTCCTCAATTGTCTGAAGGAGATATTGATAATATTATAGCTTATACTTCTGAGCCTAAGGCTGAGCCAGCTGCGGCTGCGGGAGGTGCTGCAACTCCTCCTGGTACAAATGTTCAGGACGGTGCTATTTCAAATAACATTATTTTAGGGGCTCTTGCTCTTGTAATGGCTATTTTAGTTGTGATGTTGTTTATGGTAAACAAGGTTTTAACTAAAGTTGCAAATAAAAATGGTATTGAGGTTGCTCCAAAAGAAGCAAGGCTTCCAATTTGGAAAGCTTTCGCTAAAAATCAATTCTTGGTTTTAGTAACTTCAATCTTTTTGCTTTTGGCTAGTGGTTATTTTGTTTATGGCTACTTAATGCAAGTAGGTGTAGATCAGAATTATGAGCCAATTCAGCCAATTCACTACTCTCACAAAATTCACGCTGGTGATAATGAAATCAATTGTAAGTATTGCCACTCTGCTGCTCGTGTAAGTAAAACAGCTGGTATTCCTTCTTTAAATGTTTGTATGAACTGTCATAAAAACATTTCAGAGGTTGCGGAATCAACTGCTACTCCAGAGTACAGCAAAGCTTTCTACGATGCTCAGATTCAAAAATTATATGATGCTGTTGGATGGGATAAGACGAAACAAGCTTATACTGGAAAAACACAGCCTGTAAAATGGGTTCGTATTCACAACTTGCCTGACTTTGTTTACTTCAACCACTCTCAACACGTTTCTGTTGCAGGTATTGAATGTCAAACTTGTCACGGACCAGTGCAAGAATTTGAAATCATGAAGCAGTACTCTAAATTAACAATGGGATGGTGTGTTGATTGCCATAGAAAAACTGATGTTAAGATGGAAGGTAACGCTTACTATGACAAAATTCATGCTGAACTTTCTAAAAAATACGGTGTAGAGAAATTAACTGCAGCGCAAATGGGAGGTTTAGAGTGTGGTAAATGCCACTATTAA
- a CDS encoding TAT-variant-translocated molybdopterin oxidoreductase — translation MSSNKKYWKSVEELENSSIVEALRNNEFVEEIPTDEFLGNAEALATSGTSRRDFLKYVGFSTAAVTLAACEGPVHKSIPYVLQPEQIIPGVADYYATTVFDGFDFANLLVKTREGRPIKIENNTIAGAKFSANARIHASILGLYDSTRLKEPKVDGQNSSWSAVDLKIKSSLADAKAKGGQVVLLTNTLASPSTEKLIAEFIAKNPNAKHVVYDAVSSSEALDAFESVYGQRALVDYDFSKASLIVSVGADFLGDWQGGGYDTGYAQGRIPQNGKMSRHFQFESNMTLSGAAADKRVPMTVAAQKQALVQIYNIVVGASVPVALEGNFKAEVVKAAQQLKAAGSKGVLVSGIEDKNAQLLVLAINQVLASEAFSTAGARQIRKGSNAVVAQLIKDLNAGSVHTLIMSGINPVYTLADSASFVSGLKKVKTSVAFSLKEDETASIVSVAAPAPHYLESWGDLELTSGTYSLTQPTIRPIFNTKQFQDVLLSVNGAAGTYYDYLKANSGAYTAGASWNKVLHDGVAVLGATALSGGAIDAATAANAVAKSKSAGEFELVLYTKTGLGDGQHANNPWLQEFPDPITRVSWDNYVTVSNADAKKLGLSNEIVANGGLNGSYATITVDGAKLENVPVIVQPGQAVGTIGLALGYGRKAALKEEMQVGLNAYALYKGFNNVQSVSIAKAGGVHEFACVQGQKTLMGRGDIIKETTLEIFNTKDAEHWNEKPMVSLDHQEVEATTVDLWESFDRTTGHHFNLSIDLNACTGCGACVIACHAENNVPVVGKAEVRRSRDMHWLRIDRYYSSESTFEGDNERKEGIAGLSSSLSTFNEMEKAGDNPQVAFQPVMCQHCNHAPCETVCPVAATSHGREGQNHMAYNRCVGTRYCANNCPYKVRRFNWFLYNKNSEFDYHMNDDLGRMVLNPDVNVRSRGVMEKCSMCIQMTQATKLKAKNEGRPVRDGEFQTACSSACSSGAMIFGDVNDKESKVAKLAADERSYHLLEHVGTKPNVVYHVKVRNT, via the coding sequence ATGTCATCAAACAAAAAATACTGGAAAAGTGTTGAAGAGCTAGAAAATAGCTCTATTGTTGAGGCGCTTAGAAATAACGAATTTGTTGAAGAGATTCCTACTGATGAGTTTTTAGGTAATGCAGAAGCTTTAGCTACATCAGGAACTTCACGTCGTGACTTTTTAAAGTACGTAGGGTTTAGTACAGCGGCTGTAACATTAGCTGCTTGCGAAGGTCCTGTTCACAAGTCTATCCCTTATGTATTACAACCAGAACAAATCATTCCTGGTGTTGCAGATTATTATGCAACTACAGTTTTTGATGGATTTGATTTTGCTAATCTTTTGGTGAAAACTCGTGAGGGTCGTCCAATTAAAATTGAAAACAATACAATTGCAGGAGCTAAGTTTTCTGCAAATGCTAGAATTCATGCCTCTATCTTAGGTTTGTATGATAGTACTCGTTTAAAAGAGCCAAAGGTAGATGGTCAAAATTCTTCTTGGTCAGCTGTTGATTTGAAAATCAAATCTAGTTTAGCAGATGCAAAAGCTAAAGGCGGACAAGTAGTGTTATTAACTAATACTTTAGCAAGTCCATCTACAGAAAAATTAATTGCTGAGTTTATTGCAAAAAATCCAAACGCTAAGCACGTTGTATATGATGCAGTTTCATCATCTGAGGCTTTAGATGCTTTTGAATCTGTTTATGGTCAAAGAGCTTTAGTTGATTACGATTTTTCAAAAGCTTCTTTAATTGTATCTGTTGGAGCTGATTTCTTAGGAGATTGGCAAGGTGGAGGATATGATACTGGATATGCACAAGGACGTATTCCTCAAAACGGAAAAATGTCTCGTCACTTTCAGTTTGAGTCAAACATGACATTATCTGGAGCTGCTGCTGATAAGCGTGTTCCAATGACTGTAGCTGCTCAAAAGCAAGCTTTAGTTCAAATTTATAATATTGTTGTAGGTGCTTCTGTTCCTGTAGCTTTAGAAGGAAACTTTAAAGCTGAAGTAGTAAAAGCTGCACAACAGCTTAAAGCTGCTGGTTCAAAAGGAGTTTTAGTATCTGGAATTGAAGATAAAAATGCTCAATTATTAGTTTTAGCTATCAATCAAGTATTGGCTAGTGAAGCTTTTAGCACTGCTGGAGCTAGACAAATTAGAAAAGGTTCTAATGCTGTAGTTGCACAGTTAATTAAAGATTTGAATGCAGGCAGTGTTCATACTTTAATTATGAGTGGAATTAATCCTGTTTACACTTTAGCTGATTCAGCTTCTTTTGTATCTGGATTGAAAAAAGTTAAAACGTCAGTTGCTTTTTCATTAAAAGAAGACGAAACTGCATCAATTGTTTCAGTTGCTGCGCCAGCTCCTCACTACTTAGAATCATGGGGAGATCTTGAACTTACAAGCGGAACATATAGCTTAACTCAGCCTACAATCCGTCCTATTTTCAACACAAAACAATTTCAAGATGTTTTATTGTCAGTAAACGGTGCTGCTGGTACTTATTATGACTATTTAAAAGCAAATTCTGGGGCTTATACTGCAGGTGCTTCTTGGAATAAAGTATTACATGATGGTGTAGCTGTTCTTGGAGCTACAGCATTATCTGGAGGCGCTATTGATGCTGCTACAGCTGCAAATGCTGTTGCAAAATCTAAATCTGCTGGTGAGTTTGAATTAGTATTATATACTAAAACAGGACTAGGAGATGGACAACACGCTAACAACCCTTGGTTACAAGAGTTTCCAGATCCAATTACAAGAGTTTCTTGGGATAACTACGTTACAGTTTCTAATGCAGATGCTAAAAAACTAGGTTTATCAAACGAAATTGTTGCAAATGGAGGTTTGAACGGTAGTTATGCTACAATTACTGTTGATGGAGCTAAATTGGAGAATGTTCCAGTTATCGTTCAGCCAGGTCAAGCAGTTGGAACTATCGGTCTTGCTCTTGGTTATGGACGTAAAGCGGCTCTAAAAGAAGAAATGCAAGTAGGTTTAAATGCTTACGCTTTATATAAAGGTTTCAATAATGTTCAATCTGTATCTATTGCTAAAGCTGGTGGTGTACATGAGTTTGCTTGTGTTCAAGGTCAGAAAACTTTAATGGGTAGAGGAGATATTATTAAAGAAACTACTTTAGAAATATTCAATACTAAAGATGCTGAACATTGGAATGAAAAACCAATGGTATCTTTAGATCACCAAGAAGTTGAGGCTACTACTGTAGATCTTTGGGAATCATTCGATCGTACAACAGGGCACCACTTCAATCTTTCAATTGACTTAAATGCTTGTACTGGATGTGGGGCTTGTGTTATTGCTTGTCACGCAGAAAACAACGTTCCAGTTGTTGGTAAAGCAGAGGTAAGAAGAAGCCGTGATATGCACTGGTTGCGTATCGATAGATATTATTCTTCTGAAAGCACTTTTGAAGGTGATAACGAAAGAAAAGAGGGAATCGCAGGTTTATCTAGTTCATTATCTACATTTAATGAAATGGAAAAAGCTGGAGATAATCCACAAGTTGCATTCCAACCTGTAATGTGTCAACACTGTAACCACGCACCTTGTGAAACAGTTTGTCCTGTTGCAGCGACTTCTCACGGTCGTGAAGGTCAAAACCATATGGCTTACAACAGATGTGTTGGTACTCGTTACTGTGCAAACAACTGTCCATATAAAGTACGTCGTTTTAACTGGTTCTTATACAACAAAAACAGCGAGTTCGATTATCATATGAACGATGATTTAGGCCGTATGGTGTTAAATCCTGACGTTAACGTACGTTCTCGTGGTGTTATGGAGAAATGTTCTATGTGTATCCAAATGACACAAGCAACTAAATTGAAAGCTAAAAACGAAGGTCGTCCAGTTAGAGATGGTGAATTCCAAACAGCTTGTTCTAGTGCTTGTTCTTCAGGAGCGATGATATTTGGTGATGTAAATGATAAAGAAAGTAAAGTTGCTAAATTAGCGGCTGACGAAAGATCATACCACTTATTAGAGCATGTAGGTACAAAACCTAATGTGGTTTACCATGTTAAAGTTAGAAATACTTAG
- a CDS encoding c-type cytochrome, with protein sequence MKRIYKITLLVGITILVSSCHNNSAPNYQYFPNMYESVAYEPYSEAKIFKGGKEGQLPVAGTINRGFEPYEYENSTAGYELAKANLKSPLTEEERNSGKGKELFEIYCISCHGAAGNGKGKLVEREKFLGVPSYKDREITEGSIFHVETYGLNAMGSHANQLSAHERWLVADYVLKLKSQL encoded by the coding sequence ATGAAAAGGATATATAAAATAACACTTTTAGTTGGTATAACTATTTTAGTTTCATCTTGCCACAATAATTCGGCACCGAACTATCAGTATTTCCCAAATATGTATGAGTCTGTTGCTTACGAGCCATATTCAGAAGCAAAAATATTTAAGGGAGGAAAAGAAGGACAGCTTCCTGTTGCAGGAACTATCAATAGAGGTTTTGAACCTTATGAATATGAAAATTCAACTGCTGGTTATGAATTAGCAAAAGCTAATTTAAAATCACCTTTGACAGAAGAAGAGAGAAACTCTGGAAAAGGGAAAGAACTTTTCGAAATTTACTGTATTAGCTGCCATGGTGCTGCTGGTAACGGTAAAGGTAAATTGGTTGAAAGAGAGAAATTTCTTGGAGTACCTAGCTATAAAGACAGAGAGATCACTGAAGGAAGTATCTTTCATGTTGAGACTTATGGTTTAAATGCAATGGGTTCACATGCAAATCAATTAAGTGCTCACGAACGTTGGTTAGTTGCTGACTATGTTCTGAAACTAAAAAGCCAATTATAA
- the infB gene encoding translation initiation factor IF-2 yields the protein MSEERVIRINKVLRELNISLERAVDYLKDKGIAIDANPNAKISDSEFNILQSQFAGDKGNKEASKEVGEEKRKEKEALRVEREKEIEDKRRQEEERQKQQEIIKARAVVSGPVQVGKIDLNPKKPAITPSEETAKAEEPKVVAAPVQPEKPVQNETVKSEPVVSTPVSETKKEEPIITEKKEVKAESKVAQEPIVSTDPTTSEETITTQYQKLTGTTLTGQTIDLSQFNKPKKKKEDPKAAQNKPGTPGVGNNNNANKNKRKRIGPKPGTPGAPKPATGNAPGTPNQNKPGQNNNGGGFNANRSQRPGFVKGNRPAIVAKVEPTEEEVKNQIRETLEKLQGKGGKSKAAKYRRDKRETHRQKSDDEQRALDEGSKTIKVTEFVTVGEIAIMMDVPITKVIGTCMSLGIMVTMNQRLDAETLTIVADEFGYDVEFITVDIEEAIEVVEDREEDLVTRAPIVTVMGHVDHGKTSLLDYIRKENVIAGESGGITQHIGAYGVTLDNGQKIAFLDTPGHEAFTAMRARGAQVTDIAIIVVAADDDIMPQTKEAISHAQAAGVPIIFAINKIDKPNANVDKIKERLAGMNLLVEDWGGKIQSHDISAKVGTGVKELLEKVLLEAEILDLKANPNKAAQGTVVEAYLDKGKGYVSTILVQQGTLKIGDYMLAGKHHGKVKAMHDERGHTILSAGPSTPVSVLGLDGAATAGDKFNVFEDEKEAKQIASKRSQLMREQSVRTQRHITLDEIGRRIALGQFKELNVILKGDVDGSVEALSDSFSKLSTEEVQINIIHKGVGAITETDVNLASASDAIIIGFNVRPAGNARQLADKEEIDIRYYSIIYAAIDDLKDAMEGMLAPEMKEEVLGTAEIREIFKISKVGSIAGCMVTDGKILRAAKIRVIRDGVVVHTGELVALKRFKDDVKEVTKGYDCGIQIKGFNDIEINDVIESYHEVAIKKKLK from the coding sequence AGAATAAACAAGGTTTTAAGGGAATTAAATATTTCGTTAGAAAGAGCTGTAGATTATCTAAAAGATAAGGGAATTGCTATTGATGCAAATCCAAATGCAAAAATTTCTGACAGTGAATTTAATATCCTTCAAAGCCAATTTGCGGGCGATAAGGGGAACAAGGAGGCTTCTAAAGAGGTTGGAGAAGAAAAAAGAAAGGAAAAAGAAGCATTGCGTGTAGAGCGTGAGAAAGAAATTGAAGACAAACGCAGACAAGAAGAAGAGCGTCAAAAACAGCAAGAAATAATCAAAGCAAGAGCAGTTGTTTCTGGTCCTGTACAAGTTGGTAAAATTGACTTGAATCCAAAAAAACCTGCGATTACTCCTTCTGAGGAAACAGCTAAGGCCGAAGAGCCTAAAGTTGTTGCTGCGCCTGTGCAGCCAGAAAAACCTGTTCAAAATGAAACAGTGAAATCTGAACCAGTTGTTTCAACTCCTGTTTCTGAAACAAAAAAAGAAGAACCTATTATTACTGAGAAAAAAGAAGTTAAAGCAGAATCTAAAGTTGCTCAGGAGCCAATCGTGTCTACTGATCCAACAACTTCAGAGGAGACTATTACAACTCAATATCAAAAGCTTACAGGAACAACTCTTACAGGGCAGACAATTGATTTATCTCAATTTAATAAGCCTAAGAAGAAGAAAGAAGATCCTAAAGCGGCTCAGAATAAACCTGGGACTCCTGGAGTTGGTAATAATAACAACGCAAATAAAAATAAGCGTAAAAGAATTGGTCCAAAACCGGGTACACCTGGTGCGCCAAAGCCTGCTACAGGTAATGCGCCTGGTACTCCAAATCAAAATAAGCCGGGTCAAAATAACAATGGTGGAGGTTTTAATGCTAATAGAAGCCAAAGACCAGGTTTTGTAAAAGGAAACCGTCCTGCAATTGTAGCTAAAGTTGAGCCTACAGAAGAAGAAGTAAAAAACCAAATTAGAGAAACTCTTGAAAAACTTCAAGGTAAAGGAGGAAAATCTAAAGCGGCAAAATATAGAAGAGATAAAAGAGAAACGCACCGTCAGAAATCTGATGATGAGCAAAGAGCGCTTGACGAAGGAAGTAAAACAATCAAAGTTACTGAGTTTGTTACTGTAGGTGAAATTGCAATTATGATGGATGTGCCGATTACTAAAGTAATTGGAACTTGTATGTCTCTTGGAATCATGGTTACCATGAACCAGCGTCTAGATGCTGAAACATTAACTATTGTAGCAGATGAATTTGGTTACGATGTTGAATTTATTACAGTTGATATTGAGGAAGCAATAGAAGTTGTAGAAGATAGAGAAGAAGATTTAGTAACAAGAGCGCCAATTGTGACAGTAATGGGTCACGTTGACCACGGTAAAACATCTTTACTGGATTATATCCGTAAAGAAAATGTAATTGCTGGTGAATCAGGAGGTATTACACAGCACATTGGAGCGTATGGAGTTACTTTAGATAATGGTCAAAAAATCGCATTCTTAGATACTCCAGGTCACGAGGCGTTTACTGCAATGCGTGCACGTGGAGCTCAGGTTACCGATATCGCTATTATCGTGGTGGCAGCAGATGATGATATCATGCCACAGACAAAAGAAGCAATTTCTCACGCACAAGCTGCGGGAGTGCCAATTATATTTGCAATTAATAAAATTGATAAACCAAACGCGAATGTTGATAAAATTAAAGAGCGTTTGGCTGGTATGAATTTACTTGTTGAAGATTGGGGTGGAAAAATTCAGTCACATGATATTTCTGCAAAAGTTGGAACAGGAGTAAAAGAATTATTAGAGAAAGTTTTATTGGAAGCTGAAATTTTAGATCTAAAAGCAAATCCAAATAAGGCAGCTCAAGGAACTGTTGTTGAGGCTTATTTAGATAAAGGAAAAGGATATGTATCTACGATTTTAGTGCAACAAGGTACTTTGAAAATTGGAGATTATATGCTTGCTGGTAAGCATCATGGTAAAGTTAAAGCAATGCATGATGAAAGAGGACATACGATATTAAGTGCTGGTCCTTCAACTCCTGTATCTGTTTTAGGTTTGGATGGAGCAGCAACTGCAGGTGATAAGTTCAATGTTTTTGAAGATGAAAAAGAAGCAAAACAAATTGCATCTAAGCGTTCTCAATTAATGCGTGAACAATCTGTACGTACTCAAAGACATATCACGCTTGATGAAATTGGACGTCGTATTGCTCTTGGTCAGTTTAAAGAATTGAATGTTATTCTTAAAGGAGACGTTGATGGATCTGTTGAAGCTTTATCAGACTCGTTCTCTAAACTTTCTACAGAAGAAGTTCAAATCAACATTATTCATAAAGGAGTTGGAGCAATTACAGAAACCGATGTTAACTTGGCTTCTGCATCAGATGCAATCATTATCGGATTTAATGTTCGTCCTGCTGGAAATGCTAGACAGCTTGCTGATAAAGAAGAAATCGACATTCGTTACTATTCTATCATTTATGCTGCTATCGATGACTTGAAAGATGCGATGGAAGGAATGTTGGCGCCAGAAATGAAAGAAGAAGTTTTAGGAACAGCTGAAATTCGTGAGATTTTCAAAATTTCTAAAGTTGGATCAATTGCCGGCTGTATGGTAACTGATGGTAAAATCTTGAGAGCTGCTAAAATTAGAGTTATTAGAGATGGAGTTGTAGTTCATACAGGTGAGTTAGTCGCTTTAAAACGTTTCAAAGACGACGTGAAAGAAGTAACTAAAGGTTATGATTGTGGTATCCAGATAAAAGGATTTAATGATATCGAAATTAATGATGTTATTGAGTCTTATCATGAAGTAGCAATCAAAAAGAAATTGAAATAA
- a CDS encoding DUF4920 domain-containing protein: MKCYSFFVSTALKGKNLVLEAGAERKITSVEELKHYAKDAKK, translated from the coding sequence ATGAAGTGTTATTCGTTTTTTGTTTCTACTGCATTAAAGGGTAAAAATTTGGTTTTAGAGGCTGGTGCAGAACGAAAAATAACATCTGTTGAAGAGTTGAAGCATTATGCAAAAGATGCTAAAAAATAA
- a CDS encoding DUF4920 domain-containing protein produces the protein MLGEVIDVCPKKGCWISIKVADGVSFFVK, from the coding sequence TTGTTAGGGGAGGTAATAGATGTTTGTCCTAAAAAAGGATGCTGGATAAGTATAAAGGTGGCAGACGGAGTGTCTTTCTTTGTTAAATGA
- a CDS encoding DUF3341 domain-containing protein, which yields MSNKVIYAIYNDDDVLMSAVKKTRAAHHHIEEVFTPFPVHGLDKAMGLAPTRLAICAFLYGCVGISVATTMMGYIMIHDWPQDIGGKPSFSFIQNMPSFVPIMFEMTVFFAAHLMVITFYMRSRLWPFKEAENPDVRTTDDHFLMEVAVNDNEAELVSFFEGTGAVEVKVIEKN from the coding sequence ATGAGTAATAAAGTTATATACGCCATTTATAATGACGATGACGTTTTGATGAGTGCAGTAAAGAAAACTAGAGCTGCTCATCATCATATTGAAGAGGTTTTTACCCCATTCCCGGTTCACGGTTTGGATAAAGCCATGGGATTAGCACCAACAAGATTAGCAATATGTGCTTTTTTATATGGATGTGTTGGTATTTCTGTTGCAACAACTATGATGGGGTACATCATGATTCATGACTGGCCACAGGATATTGGAGGTAAGCCAAGTTTTAGCTTCATCCAGAATATGCCATCTTTTGTGCCAATTATGTTTGAGATGACTGTGTTCTTTGCAGCTCACTTAATGGTAATTACTTTTTATATGAGAAGTAGATTATGGCCTTTTAAAGAAGCTGAAAATCCAGATGTAAGAACAACTGATGACCACTTTTTAATGGAGGTTGCTGTAAATGATAACGAAGCTGAATTGGTTTCTTTCTTTGAAGGAACTGGAGCTGTGGAAGTTAAAGTAATAGAAAAGAATTAA
- a CDS encoding SPOR domain-containing protein, which produces MRILSPSKNLLLTITTIAFAHNINAQDQNLTLNQDPKFEQLLNEKRKINTSINTNDTYRIQIFSGKSDEAKKTLSDFKRENSNIDGTIIFSTPNYKVIVGNFKTRIEAERNLAEIKKRYKSVFLLKPGK; this is translated from the coding sequence ATGAGAATTTTAAGTCCTTCAAAAAACCTTTTATTAACAATTACAACGATTGCTTTCGCACACAATATTAATGCTCAAGACCAAAATTTAACACTGAACCAAGATCCTAAATTTGAGCAGTTACTTAACGAGAAGCGCAAAATTAACACGTCAATAAATACAAACGATACTTATAGAATTCAAATATTTAGCGGTAAAAGCGACGAGGCAAAAAAAACGTTATCTGATTTTAAAAGAGAAAATTCAAATATTGACGGAACGATTATTTTCAGCACACCCAATTACAAAGTAATTGTTGGAAATTTTAAAACCAGAATAGAAGCCGAGAGAAATTTGGCAGAAATTAAAAAAAGATACAAAAGCGTTTTCCTACTTAAGCCCGGAAAGTAA